The following are encoded in a window of Desulfobotulus pelophilus genomic DNA:
- a CDS encoding zinc-dependent peptidase, with protein MLGKWRDWRRKKILGRVRMDRDLWESVRTDIPILDTIDPDSAFKLRDMASLFMYEKKFEGIQGLETDSFMQAYVATLACIPVFSLGLTRLDNLSSIIMYPSVFISHTEEADEGGIVHQRKEILSGEAWQHGTVVLSWEDVHASGQGSGYNVVIHEVAHILDMGNKEANGFPVLPPSMNTRAWTEAFRGAWKDAKQGAREKKDPVSIDPSALDSPAEFFAVCCEYFFECPQLLLKLWPAVFHQLFLFFDPPWYPSPDMQTK; from the coding sequence ATGCTCGGGAAATGGCGTGATTGGCGCAGGAAAAAAATTCTGGGCCGGGTCCGGATGGACAGGGATCTGTGGGAAAGTGTGCGCACGGATATTCCCATTCTCGACACCATAGATCCGGATTCGGCTTTTAAGCTTCGGGATATGGCATCCCTTTTTATGTACGAAAAAAAATTCGAAGGTATCCAGGGGCTTGAAACGGATTCTTTCATGCAGGCCTACGTTGCCACCCTGGCCTGCATTCCCGTTTTCAGCCTCGGGTTGACCCGTCTGGATAACCTTTCTTCCATTATCATGTATCCATCCGTTTTTATTTCCCATACGGAAGAAGCGGATGAAGGCGGCATTGTTCATCAGCGCAAAGAAATTCTCTCCGGTGAAGCCTGGCAGCACGGCACTGTTGTGCTGTCATGGGAAGATGTTCATGCTTCCGGCCAGGGAAGCGGATACAATGTTGTCATCCATGAAGTGGCCCATATTCTGGATATGGGGAACAAGGAGGCCAATGGCTTCCCTGTTTTGCCTCCGTCCATGAATACACGGGCATGGACAGAGGCTTTCAGAGGGGCATGGAAAGACGCAAAACAGGGTGCACGGGAAAAAAAAGACCCGGTATCCATTGACCCCTCTGCTCTGGACTCACCGGCAGAATTTTTTGCCGTATGCTGCGAATATTTTTTTGAATGCCCGCAGCTACTTTTAAAACTATGGCCTGCCGTTTTCCATCAGCTCTTTCTCTTCTTTGATCCGCCCTGGTATCCTTCCCCTGATATGCAGACAAAATAA
- a CDS encoding lysophospholipid acyltransferase family protein: MRFQDKIIYTIIYGFMWTLGGLPQSWRVGMAHAIARIWYNLDRRHRVLAEKNLAMVFPEKSEKQIRSLVFDVFRHWGEMFFEIGWGLHLNGRNIYNHLSPEGLENLSRAYLKKKGVILITGHIGTWEILPACLEKIKLPNNTIYRTMDFKPLDAFFLRARTRLGANMIPLRNSVEKIHDRLNRGESIAIFIDQNANTKNGTLIHFMGCDAYASKGPALLSLATEAAVVPALIAREGKRYKMIFYPEIPLIRTGNPEEDIRINTQRYNNAIEVMVRRYPEQWLWMHDRWKTRKQ, translated from the coding sequence ATGCGTTTTCAGGATAAAATCATTTATACAATCATTTATGGCTTCATGTGGACCCTTGGCGGGCTTCCACAATCGTGGCGTGTTGGCATGGCCCATGCTATTGCACGGATCTGGTACAATCTGGACCGCAGGCACAGGGTTCTGGCAGAAAAAAATCTGGCCATGGTCTTCCCGGAAAAATCAGAAAAGCAGATCCGCTCTCTCGTCTTTGACGTTTTCAGGCACTGGGGGGAAATGTTTTTTGAAATAGGTTGGGGGCTGCACCTGAACGGGCGGAATATTTATAACCATCTGAGCCCCGAAGGGCTGGAAAATCTCAGCAGGGCGTACCTGAAAAAAAAGGGCGTCATTCTCATCACAGGTCATATCGGTACCTGGGAAATCCTGCCTGCCTGCCTTGAAAAAATCAAACTGCCCAATAATACCATTTACAGAACCATGGATTTCAAACCTCTGGATGCATTTTTTTTACGGGCCAGAACGCGCCTTGGCGCAAACATGATTCCACTGCGTAATTCTGTAGAAAAAATCCATGACAGACTGAACAGGGGGGAAAGTATTGCCATCTTCATTGATCAGAATGCCAACACAAAAAACGGTACCCTGATTCATTTTATGGGATGTGACGCCTACGCTTCCAAAGGCCCGGCCCTGCTTTCCCTGGCAACGGAAGCGGCGGTGGTCCCTGCACTCATTGCCAGGGAGGGGAAACGCTATAAAATGATTTTCTACCCTGAAATCCCGCTTATCCGCACGGGAAATCCCGAAGAAGATATCCGCATCAATACCCAGAGGTACAACAATGCCATTGAAGTGATGGTTCGCAGATACCCGGAACAGTGGCTATGGATGCACGACCGCTGGAAAACCCGAAAACAATGA
- a CDS encoding acetolactate synthase large subunit, whose translation MNVSELILKSFANTGITTCYANPGTTEMPLVKAFDSIKEIRPVLCLFEGVATGAADGQARMSGLPGLTLLHLGPGLANGIANLHNARRARSPVINIIGDHATWHRNANAPLTMPVERLAGSLPGWVRYTASSSTASEDILAAYGAAMSGQIASLVLPHDVQDMPADNTVCVPPSLPATEFSDQTIEKAAQALQHAKKPALLLGGSALSIRGLTAAAAIAGKTGVSLFMETFPARLERGLGLPAPERIPYFPEAAIERLASFDTILLAGMDAPVAFFGYPGIPGQILSSRHHILQIAKPGDTVATSLETLAGILGAAAGDIAPPNSPLLDANPGEQLDMVSLGIILASMQPENAIVVDEGISSGLFYNHYAAGASPHTALSITGGAIGFGMPCAIGAAMACPERPVIGLQADGSAMYTFQALWTQAREKLPVTTILCENGGYNILNMEMNRAGITSPGSRATSLTQLTNPPIGWIGLAESMGVPAEEVYTAAHLQQALSRRNFMDGPRMIVAKLTGGSM comes from the coding sequence ATGAACGTATCCGAACTCATTCTGAAAAGTTTTGCCAATACAGGCATAACAACCTGCTATGCCAATCCCGGCACTACGGAAATGCCCCTTGTTAAGGCCTTTGATTCCATTAAAGAAATTCGCCCTGTTCTCTGCCTTTTTGAAGGTGTGGCCACCGGTGCGGCCGATGGACAGGCCCGCATGAGCGGACTACCCGGTCTCACCCTCCTTCATCTTGGTCCGGGATTGGCCAATGGCATAGCCAACCTTCACAATGCCCGCAGGGCTCGCAGTCCTGTCATCAATATAATCGGTGACCATGCCACATGGCATCGGAATGCCAACGCTCCCCTTACCATGCCCGTTGAACGTCTGGCCGGATCCCTGCCCGGATGGGTCCGTTATACGGCCAGTTCCAGCACCGCATCCGAAGATATTCTTGCCGCCTATGGCGCGGCCATGTCCGGCCAGATTGCCAGCCTCGTGCTTCCCCATGACGTTCAGGACATGCCCGCAGATAACACGGTCTGTGTCCCTCCTTCCCTGCCTGCTACGGAGTTCAGTGACCAGACCATTGAAAAAGCAGCGCAGGCCCTTCAACATGCCAAAAAACCGGCCCTTCTTCTGGGAGGATCTGCATTAAGCATTCGGGGACTTACGGCAGCAGCAGCCATTGCCGGTAAAACCGGCGTATCCCTTTTCATGGAAACCTTTCCTGCCCGACTGGAAAGGGGCTTAGGACTGCCCGCACCAGAAAGGATACCCTATTTCCCTGAAGCAGCCATTGAACGACTTGCCAGTTTTGACACCATTCTCCTTGCAGGCATGGATGCACCCGTAGCCTTTTTCGGCTACCCCGGCATCCCCGGACAGATTCTCAGCTCCAGACACCACATCCTGCAGATAGCAAAACCCGGAGATACTGTCGCAACCTCTCTGGAAACCCTTGCCGGAATCCTCGGCGCAGCAGCCGGGGATATTGCTCCCCCCAACTCTCCTCTGCTTGACGCCAATCCCGGCGAACAGCTGGATATGGTTTCCCTTGGAATCATCCTTGCCAGCATGCAGCCCGAAAATGCCATTGTGGTGGATGAAGGGATCAGCTCTGGATTGTTCTATAATCACTACGCAGCCGGAGCCTCCCCGCATACGGCCCTTTCCATTACGGGCGGTGCCATTGGTTTTGGTATGCCCTGTGCCATTGGTGCTGCCATGGCCTGTCCGGAAAGGCCTGTGATCGGACTTCAGGCCGATGGCAGTGCCATGTACACCTTTCAGGCTCTCTGGACACAGGCAAGGGAAAAGCTTCCTGTCACCACCATTCTCTGCGAAAACGGTGGCTACAATATTCTGAATATGGAAATGAACCGTGCAGGTATTACCAGCCCCGGCTCCAGAGCAACCAGCCTTACCCAATTAACAAATCCCCCCATCGGCTGGATCGGTCTTGCGGAAAGCATGGGTGTTCCGGCGGAAGAGGTCTACACGGCTGCCCATCTGCAGCAGGCCCTTTCCCGCCGGAACTTCATGGATGGCCCTCGGATGATTGTGGCAAAACTTACCGGTGGGTCCATGTAA
- a CDS encoding methyl-accepting chemotaxis protein, producing MFSTMRLKTKMLFAVCSVAVLAFTVTIWTISHMASGQLREAAENIATEAAHRHGGEVRAQLEEPLNAAETMAQILGGGQSSGMLHSRKMVTALMRGVLAENPQFWGAWAVWHPNAFDKKDAEFRNTDGSDETGQFMPYWHRSSGTPELDITGAYAEDSPDGQWYWQPYRTGKIFITPPTEYEIAGKMTMLVSACVPIRANGRIVGVAGVDYSMDRMGEIIAAVQPFGADHSYGFLVSNDGIGVAHPQDKAIGAHMRDFGVDEAIIRSVAEGRPVRELGRSAIFGGNSFTVYAPIQIGRSEAPWSLAVVVSMDKVLEGSRYLRNASMGIGVFSVILLFVVVYGIADRIIVRPIQHVASNLREISEGEGDLTRRLPVSGKDEIAFLSQNFNTFITNLQTMIARIQKNATTLNQSSSGLTTIAARMATETAGTAENAKKVTAASRQMTTNIHTVAAAMEEASTNINMVATATEEMTSTITEIAINSEKARTISEKAVVTGKTASERMWALEEAARKISTVTETITEISEQTNLLALNATIEAARAGDAGKGFAVVAGEIKELSRQTAKATREIRERIEGIQGLSEETIVAIGDVVRVIGDISDINATIATAVEEQTAATREIAGNISQASAGAQEVNANVSQLSVAAAEISSDISAVNSKTDNLRKEGKEVTSSADELARLGADLSELTGRFNV from the coding sequence ATGTTTTCCACAATGCGTCTGAAAACCAAAATGCTCTTTGCCGTATGCTCCGTGGCTGTTCTGGCCTTTACCGTAACCATCTGGACCATCAGTCACATGGCCTCCGGCCAACTGCGCGAAGCCGCCGAAAATATTGCAACGGAAGCAGCCCACCGCCATGGAGGTGAAGTACGGGCACAGCTGGAAGAACCGCTGAATGCGGCAGAAACCATGGCGCAGATACTGGGCGGAGGTCAAAGCTCCGGAATGCTTCACTCACGGAAAATGGTAACAGCTCTCATGCGCGGTGTTCTGGCCGAGAATCCCCAGTTCTGGGGTGCATGGGCCGTGTGGCATCCCAATGCCTTTGACAAGAAAGATGCGGAATTCAGAAATACCGATGGCAGTGATGAAACCGGGCAGTTCATGCCCTACTGGCACCGCAGCAGCGGTACACCGGAGCTCGACATTACGGGTGCTTATGCCGAAGACAGCCCGGATGGCCAATGGTACTGGCAGCCCTACCGCACGGGTAAAATTTTTATCACTCCCCCTACGGAATATGAAATTGCCGGAAAAATGACCATGCTGGTTTCCGCCTGTGTTCCCATACGGGCCAACGGCAGGATAGTGGGCGTTGCGGGCGTGGATTACTCCATGGACCGTATGGGAGAAATCATTGCCGCCGTTCAGCCTTTTGGAGCCGACCACAGCTATGGATTTCTTGTTTCCAATGATGGCATCGGCGTCGCCCATCCTCAGGATAAGGCCATTGGTGCCCACATGAGAGATTTCGGCGTAGACGAAGCCATTATCCGCTCCGTTGCAGAAGGCAGGCCAGTCCGGGAACTGGGCCGTTCTGCCATTTTTGGTGGCAACAGCTTTACGGTATATGCTCCCATTCAGATCGGCAGAAGTGAGGCTCCATGGAGCCTGGCCGTTGTGGTGTCTATGGATAAGGTGCTGGAAGGTTCCCGCTACCTCCGTAATGCCAGCATGGGAATCGGAGTTTTTTCCGTCATTCTGCTCTTTGTGGTTGTTTATGGCATTGCCGACCGTATCATTGTTCGTCCCATCCAGCACGTGGCCTCCAACCTCAGGGAAATATCCGAAGGGGAAGGCGATCTGACCCGGCGTCTTCCCGTAAGCGGCAAAGACGAAATTGCCTTTCTCAGTCAAAATTTCAATACCTTCATTACCAACCTGCAAACCATGATAGCCCGGATTCAAAAAAATGCCACAACCCTCAACCAGTCTTCATCAGGCCTTACCACCATCGCCGCCCGCATGGCCACAGAAACCGCCGGAACAGCGGAAAATGCAAAAAAAGTAACCGCCGCCTCCCGTCAGATGACAACCAACATTCACACCGTTGCCGCAGCCATGGAAGAGGCATCCACCAACATCAACATGGTGGCCACAGCCACCGAAGAAATGACCAGCACCATTACTGAAATTGCCATCAATTCGGAAAAGGCCCGTACCATTTCAGAAAAAGCCGTTGTAACGGGAAAAACCGCCTCGGAGCGGATGTGGGCACTGGAGGAAGCAGCAAGGAAAATTTCTACGGTTACGGAAACCATTACGGAAATATCGGAACAGACCAACCTTCTTGCCCTCAATGCCACCATTGAAGCAGCCAGAGCCGGTGATGCCGGCAAGGGCTTTGCTGTTGTTGCCGGTGAAATCAAAGAGCTTTCCCGCCAGACAGCCAAAGCGACCCGGGAAATCCGTGAACGCATTGAAGGGATACAGGGTCTTTCCGAAGAAACCATTGTGGCCATTGGAGATGTGGTAAGGGTTATTGGAGATATTTCCGATATTAATGCCACCATTGCAACGGCAGTGGAAGAGCAGACGGCGGCCACGCGGGAAATTGCGGGCAACATCAGTCAGGCCTCCGCCGGTGCACAGGAGGTCAACGCCAATGTCAGCCAGCTTTCTGTGGCTGCTGCCGAAATTTCTTCTGACATTTCAGCAGTCAACTCCAAAACGGATAATCTCAGAAAGGAAGGGAAAGAAGTAACCAGCAGTGCGGATGAACTCGCCAGACTGGGCGCGGACCTCTCTGAGCTTACCGGACGTTTTAACGTTTAA
- a CDS encoding sigma 54-interacting transcriptional regulator, producing the protein MISLDTYKSIFENTGTGMIIIEENHAITLANQTFCTLVNRPWPLPFCLWTEFVAPEDRDRMIRYHRMRRQDSGSAPTTYTCRLMGKNESRIHVSVRVSMIPDSTRSVASFSDISIFLKTEAALRKQEAQFKAMIDHFSGYLCVFNRSLIVEYVNQPLIRRLRCDATGMDVTRIIPLPELRRESMRREVFGGKVLRRRVHDPEDDRWYDTIAAPIFDATGIVQLVQVMMTDATEQQREAESLRIKASHLRNENRKLRSDMGERYRFGDIVGKSTAIQKVYEYILKAAASTETLLITGESGTGKELVAQAVHKSGRRKNRPFIAVNCGAIAPGILESEFFGYKKGAFSGAHQDKKGYLAMAHGATLFLDEIGEMGMPLQVKLLRALEYGEYFPLGGTSPQKSDFRLIAATNRDLTKEVREGRMREDFFYRINILAIHLPPLRERREDIPLLVDHFVHQQPKSAPAIPPGMMEALLHHDWPGNVRELQHTLQRFFTLHQTDLPNLFPSRTPPLSSGSRVLSDAVAAFERQHILKVLEENNWQKARTATILGIHRKTLFIKMRDYGLM; encoded by the coding sequence ATGATTTCTCTGGATACCTATAAGAGTATTTTCGAAAACACGGGTACAGGCATGATCATCATAGAAGAGAACCATGCCATCACCCTTGCCAACCAGACATTCTGCACGCTGGTCAACCGGCCATGGCCCCTGCCCTTCTGCCTCTGGACCGAATTTGTGGCTCCGGAAGACAGAGACCGTATGATCCGCTACCACCGTATGAGACGACAGGATTCAGGCAGTGCCCCCACTACCTATACATGCCGACTCATGGGAAAAAATGAAAGCCGCATTCATGTAAGCGTTCGGGTTTCCATGATCCCCGATTCAACACGGAGCGTGGCATCCTTTTCCGATATCAGCATTTTCCTGAAAACCGAAGCAGCCCTGCGCAAACAGGAAGCCCAGTTCAAAGCCATGATTGATCACTTCAGCGGTTATCTGTGCGTTTTTAACCGCAGCCTCATCGTGGAATACGTCAACCAGCCCCTGATCCGCCGCCTCCGCTGCGATGCCACCGGCATGGATGTCACCCGCATTATCCCCCTGCCAGAACTCCGCAGGGAAAGCATGCGCCGGGAAGTTTTTGGGGGGAAGGTTCTGCGCCGCCGAGTCCATGATCCCGAAGATGACCGCTGGTATGACACCATTGCCGCACCCATTTTTGACGCTACGGGTATAGTCCAGCTGGTTCAGGTCATGATGACCGATGCAACGGAACAGCAACGGGAAGCGGAAAGCCTCCGAATCAAAGCCAGCCACCTTAGGAATGAAAACAGAAAACTTCGCTCTGATATGGGAGAACGATATCGTTTTGGTGATATTGTGGGAAAAAGCACTGCCATACAGAAAGTGTACGAATATATTCTTAAGGCGGCTGCATCCACAGAAACTCTTCTCATTACAGGTGAATCCGGAACCGGAAAAGAGCTGGTGGCCCAGGCTGTCCATAAAAGTGGGAGAAGAAAAAACCGGCCTTTTATCGCGGTTAACTGTGGAGCCATTGCCCCCGGCATTCTGGAAAGTGAGTTTTTTGGCTACAAAAAAGGCGCTTTCAGCGGTGCCCATCAGGACAAAAAAGGGTACCTTGCCATGGCCCATGGCGCCACCCTTTTTCTGGATGAAATAGGAGAAATGGGTATGCCCCTTCAGGTAAAACTCCTGCGGGCACTGGAGTACGGAGAATATTTTCCTCTGGGGGGCACCTCTCCGCAAAAATCAGATTTCCGGCTCATTGCCGCAACCAACAGGGATCTGACAAAAGAAGTCCGCGAAGGACGCATGCGGGAAGATTTCTTTTACCGTATCAATATCCTTGCCATCCATCTGCCTCCCTTGCGGGAACGACGGGAAGACATCCCTCTTCTGGTGGATCATTTTGTCCATCAGCAACCCAAATCAGCGCCCGCCATACCTCCGGGGATGATGGAAGCACTCCTGCATCATGACTGGCCCGGTAATGTGAGGGAACTGCAGCATACCCTGCAGCGTTTCTTCACCCTTCATCAGACGGACCTGCCCAATCTTTTCCCTTCGAGAACTCCGCCGCTGTCATCGGGAAGCAGGGTTCTAAGCGATGCTGTGGCAGCCTTTGAACGGCAGCACATTCTGAAAGTTCTGGAAGAAAACAACTGGCAAAAGGCACGTACGGCGACAATACTTGGAATTCACAGAAAAACCCTGTTTATTAAAATGCGCGATTACGGGCTGATGTGA
- a CDS encoding MBL fold metallo-hydrolase: protein MIQEVAHNIFRILVPSPVSVLKPPVNLYYFGGKDGLLWDAGYGTRSDVGYVIRDLENIFKLMRKRGEKGGLENILISHAHTDHFAGMAPLRQHTGANILLTPAMAARTGSERAYRKAWQENPGLLRPHAPTLTRVVLPFLEWMQDRLCGVHWIPDPDIIIPPAHTLKAGNRILTTLPVPGHADDHIALYCPAEGLIFSGDLVLRTMTPWLGPPRSNINDYEDSLARLSSLPLNRIFPAHGSPIEAPAVHLAKALAHSKKRTARVLHHVLRASKEGIAFHSLIKQLYPRSSAVMRLSAEGWVLLTLRMLIEEKKIRARKKGVQWCFAVL from the coding sequence ATGATTCAGGAAGTGGCGCATAATATTTTCCGGATTCTGGTCCCTTCACCCGTTTCCGTTCTCAAACCGCCGGTCAATCTTTATTACTTTGGAGGCAAGGACGGACTCCTCTGGGATGCGGGCTACGGAACCCGGTCTGATGTCGGGTATGTGATCAGGGATCTGGAAAATATTTTCAAACTCATGCGCAAAAGGGGGGAGAAAGGCGGGCTGGAGAACATACTGATTTCCCATGCCCATACGGATCATTTTGCAGGGATGGCACCTCTCCGGCAACACACGGGAGCAAACATCCTGCTCACACCCGCCATGGCAGCCAGAACCGGGTCTGAAAGGGCCTACAGGAAAGCATGGCAGGAAAATCCCGGCCTGCTACGCCCCCATGCGCCCACGCTTACCCGTGTTGTACTGCCCTTTCTTGAATGGATGCAGGACAGACTCTGCGGTGTGCACTGGATTCCCGATCCCGATATCATCATTCCTCCGGCCCATACCCTGAAAGCTGGAAATCGTATTCTGACAACCCTGCCGGTTCCGGGACATGCGGATGATCACATAGCCCTTTACTGCCCTGCGGAAGGGCTGATCTTTTCAGGAGACCTTGTACTTCGGACCATGACTCCATGGCTCGGGCCTCCCAGAAGTAATATCAACGATTATGAAGACAGCCTTGCCAGGCTGTCTTCTCTTCCTCTGAACAGAATATTCCCGGCCCATGGTTCCCCCATAGAGGCCCCCGCCGTTCATCTTGCCAAAGCCCTTGCCCATTCCAAAAAACGCACAGCTCGGGTACTCCACCATGTTCTCCGTGCCAGCAAAGAAGGCATTGCTTTCCACAGCCTGATCAAACAGCTGTACCCACGGTCTTCCGCAGTTATGCGCCTCAGTGCGGAAGGCTGGGTTCTGCTGACCCTGCGCATGCTTATAGAAGAAAAAAAAATCAGGGCAAGAAAAAAGGGTGTTCAGTGGTGCTTTGCCGTTTTATGA
- a CDS encoding LysR family transcriptional regulator, which yields MTFRQLELFLSLARTPHVRKVAEQHFLTQAAVSSALKELENEVGIPLFDRLNRRLVLNENGRALSERLGPLMQQFHDTIGLFKGERMSGHMHIGASATIADYVLPQILYRFRDLYPDVSITTTSANSSEITQNVENGKLDMGFVEGEVQSAVVMSAPIGEEEMIVVSSDAGFASKGPYSMQSLLSRRWLLREPGSGTRDTFLQGLGDQAVHLNVFLEFDHTESVKRVLQNSDTLSCMSPYAIRPELEQKKLFAVPLKTIRFPRRFYRLLHRDKYETRPMETFSTIVKNALNQNDEKAIKGLQ from the coding sequence ATGACCTTTCGCCAACTGGAACTATTTCTTTCACTGGCCCGAACCCCCCATGTCCGCAAGGTTGCTGAACAGCATTTCCTTACTCAGGCGGCCGTTTCCAGCGCTTTGAAAGAGCTGGAAAACGAAGTGGGCATTCCTCTTTTTGACCGCCTTAACCGCCGTCTCGTGCTCAATGAAAACGGGAGGGCCCTTTCCGAGCGCCTCGGCCCTCTCATGCAACAGTTCCATGACACCATAGGCCTGTTCAAGGGAGAACGTATGAGCGGCCACATGCATATCGGCGCTTCCGCAACCATTGCAGACTATGTATTGCCACAGATTCTTTACCGCTTTCGGGATCTCTATCCAGATGTATCCATCACCACTACCTCTGCCAACTCCAGTGAAATCACGCAGAATGTGGAAAATGGAAAACTGGATATGGGTTTTGTGGAAGGGGAAGTACAGAGCGCTGTGGTCATGTCGGCTCCCATCGGAGAGGAGGAAATGATTGTGGTTTCCTCTGATGCCGGATTTGCATCCAAAGGTCCCTATTCCATGCAGAGTCTGCTTTCAAGGCGATGGCTTCTGCGAGAACCTGGATCAGGCACACGAGACACCTTTCTTCAGGGACTGGGCGACCAGGCTGTCCATCTCAATGTTTTCCTTGAATTCGACCACACAGAATCCGTCAAGAGAGTACTGCAGAATTCCGATACCCTCAGCTGCATGTCTCCCTACGCCATCCGGCCGGAACTGGAGCAGAAAAAGCTGTTTGCTGTGCCATTAAAAACCATCCGTTTCCCAAGGCGCTTTTACAGGCTGCTGCATAGAGATAAATACGAAACCCGGCCCATGGAAACATTTTCCACCATCGTTAAAAATGCTCTGAACCAGAATGATGAAAAGGCCATAAAGGGTCTGCAATGA
- a CDS encoding glycosyltransferase family 10 domain-containing protein encodes MEDETGQGAVTVKIVGRVPPAWLERQLPGKDGVWSDCLFVTDPHERNYDWLVVYHDLAPLKEGMGMEMLACPHQKTILVTTEPSSITVYGTDYLKQFGIIITSQDPWVIGHPNAVFTKPGLLWFYGMNEENGSFISYDDLKSMSLPVKEKNLSTVCSSRRGRFTLHSKRVDFTRRLKACLPEMDVFGHGVKPMADKAEALDPYRYHITIENHIYRHHLTEKLPDAFLGHTLPFYYGCPNASDYFPKGSFVPINIHDFNKTLDIIKSTIANNEYEDRLPYILEARRRVLEDYNLFEVIEKVIRTNPDGPEIHPGTLSGCIMNRQVLRVKKPMAGIRSLWEKVEIKGRHWIGRMVPDR; translated from the coding sequence GTGGAGGATGAAACAGGGCAGGGGGCTGTTACCGTAAAAATTGTGGGCCGCGTACCACCGGCGTGGCTTGAGCGTCAACTCCCGGGAAAGGACGGTGTCTGGTCCGATTGTCTGTTTGTAACGGACCCTCATGAAAGGAACTATGACTGGCTGGTTGTTTACCATGACCTTGCCCCTTTAAAAGAAGGCATGGGTATGGAGATGCTGGCATGTCCGCATCAGAAAACCATTCTTGTGACCACAGAGCCTTCCTCCATTACGGTTTACGGAACGGATTATCTGAAGCAGTTCGGAATCATCATTACCAGTCAGGATCCCTGGGTCATCGGTCATCCCAATGCCGTGTTTACCAAGCCCGGACTCCTCTGGTTTTATGGTATGAACGAAGAGAATGGCTCCTTTATTTCTTATGATGATCTGAAGTCCATGTCTCTACCTGTAAAAGAGAAAAATCTTTCCACGGTCTGCTCGAGTCGCAGGGGCAGATTTACGCTTCATAGTAAGAGAGTGGATTTTACCCGGCGTCTTAAAGCCTGTCTGCCGGAAATGGATGTTTTTGGTCATGGTGTTAAGCCCATGGCTGATAAGGCAGAGGCACTGGATCCCTACCGCTATCATATTACCATAGAAAACCACATCTACCGTCATCATCTCACAGAAAAACTTCCCGACGCTTTTCTCGGCCATACTCTTCCTTTTTACTACGGATGCCCCAATGCCAGTGATTATTTTCCTAAGGGAAGTTTTGTACCGATCAATATTCATGATTTTAATAAAACACTGGATATTATTAAAAGTACCATAGCTAACAATGAATATGAAGACAGGCTCCCCTATATTCTGGAAGCCAGAAGAAGGGTACTGGAAGATTATAACCTTTTTGAAGTTATCGAGAAGGTGATCCGTACGAATCCGGATGGTCCGGAGATACATCCCGGTACCTTGAGTGGCTGCATCATGAACCGGCAGGTTTTGCGGGTCAAAAAGCCCATGGCAGGTATCCGGAGTCTTTGGGAAAAGGTGGAGATTAAAGGTCGCCACTGGATAGGACGCATGGTACCGGACCGATAA